The proteins below are encoded in one region of Avibacterium volantium:
- the lptC gene encoding LPS export ABC transporter periplasmic protein LptC, translating to MNIRWNIVLSVIVLALLAWFYSLQQSDSEKLAGLIKSEDSPEYVGEKMQTTVYSPTGEKQYFAIANKVEHYTSNGNTDFQYPVVYLYDVQDETLGTQSWKISAKNAKLTKDNLLYLEGDVFVQSLLSDSRLQRVSTERATINLKTQDIRSDTMATITGLNFTSSGSQLTGNLQQQIATLKEQVKTHYEINK from the coding sequence TCGGTGATTGTCCTTGCATTACTTGCTTGGTTTTATAGCCTTCAGCAGAGTGATTCTGAAAAGCTTGCCGGCTTGATCAAATCAGAAGATAGCCCTGAATATGTCGGGGAGAAAATGCAAACGACAGTCTATTCACCCACAGGGGAAAAACAATATTTTGCTATCGCAAATAAAGTGGAACACTATACGTCTAATGGAAACACAGATTTTCAGTATCCTGTGGTTTATCTTTATGATGTGCAAGATGAAACCTTAGGCACACAGAGTTGGAAAATCAGTGCTAAAAATGCCAAATTAACGAAAGATAATCTTTTATATTTAGAAGGCGATGTATTTGTGCAAAGCCTCTTGAGCGATTCCCGTTTGCAGCGCGTAAGCACAGAGCGTGCGACAATAAATCTAAAGACGCAAGATATTCGCTCTGATACAATGGCAACCATCACAGGCTTGAATTTTACCTCCAGTGGCTCGCAGCTCACAGGAAATTTACAGCAACAAATTGCAACCTTAAAGGAACAGGTGAAAACCCACTATGAAATTAACAAGTAA
- the lptA gene encoding lipopolysaccharide transport periplasmic protein LptA → MKLTSKSLLFFTALMTSMSAFALKNDTNQPINIESNNQSLDMENQTVTFTDNVVITQGSILIKADKVVITRPPENSNKKETVDAYGRPVTFHQLLDDGKPVDGKANKVHYDLGTEFLTLTGNAELKQLDSKITGQLITYDVKKQQLKASGSSKSRVKTVLIPAQLNSKKK, encoded by the coding sequence ATGAAATTAACAAGTAAATCTCTTTTATTTTTTACCGCACTTATGACTTCAATGTCAGCGTTTGCTTTAAAAAACGATACCAATCAACCAATTAACATTGAATCCAACAATCAATCATTGGATATGGAAAATCAAACGGTAACCTTTACCGATAACGTGGTGATCACCCAAGGGTCTATTTTGATTAAAGCGGATAAAGTGGTAATTACGCGTCCACCTGAAAATTCCAACAAAAAAGAAACCGTAGATGCCTATGGCCGTCCTGTTACCTTTCATCAATTATTAGATGATGGCAAGCCTGTGGACGGCAAAGCGAATAAAGTGCATTACGATCTTGGTACAGAATTTTTAACCTTAACGGGCAATGCAGAATTAAAACAGCTAGACAGCAAAATCACTGGGCAATTAATTACTTATGATGTGAAAAAACAACAGCTAAAAGCCTCGGGTTCAAGCAAATCTCGTGTTAAAACCGTATTAATTCCTGCGCAATTAAACAGTAAAAAGAAATAG
- the lptB gene encoding LPS export ABC transporter ATP-binding protein, producing MPTLYAEHLAKSYKSRKVVSDVSLNVRSNEIVGLLGPNGAGKTTTFYMVVGLVQQDEGKIRIDDEDISLLPMHDRARKGVGYLPQEASIFRRLSVYDNLMAVLEIRNDLNAQQRRERAEELIEEFNIGHIRDNLGQSLSGGERRRVEIARALAANPKFILLDEPFAGVDPISVIDIKKIIMDLRDRGLGVLITDHNVRETLDVCERAYIVSAGKMIATGTPEEVMNNEQVKRVYLGEEFKL from the coding sequence ATGCCAACGCTTTATGCAGAACATTTAGCCAAAAGCTACAAGAGCCGCAAAGTGGTTTCTGATGTGAGTTTAAACGTGAGATCAAATGAAATTGTGGGCTTGCTTGGGCCTAATGGCGCGGGCAAAACCACTACGTTCTATATGGTTGTCGGCTTGGTGCAACAAGATGAAGGCAAAATTCGCATTGATGATGAAGATATTAGCTTGTTGCCAATGCACGATCGCGCCAGAAAAGGCGTGGGTTATTTGCCGCAAGAGGCGTCTATTTTCCGCCGTTTAAGCGTGTACGACAACCTGATGGCGGTGCTAGAAATTCGTAACGATCTCAATGCCCAACAACGCCGCGAAAGAGCGGAAGAATTAATTGAAGAATTTAACATTGGCCATATTCGCGATAACCTAGGGCAATCCCTTTCAGGTGGGGAACGCCGCCGTGTGGAAATTGCCCGTGCGTTAGCCGCGAATCCTAAATTTATTTTATTAGATGAACCTTTTGCTGGGGTCGATCCCATTTCTGTGATTGACATTAAAAAGATTATTATGGATCTGCGCGATCGTGGTTTAGGCGTGCTAATTACCGACCACAACGTGCGTGAAACCCTTGATGTGTGCGAGCGTGCTTACATTGTAAGCGCAGGGAAAATGATCGCCACAGGCACACCTGAAGAAGTGATGAATAACGAACAGGTGAAACGGGTTTATCTCGGTGAAGAATTTAAACTATAA